The following proteins come from a genomic window of Corallococcus sp. NCRR:
- a CDS encoding penicillin acylase family protein: MPEHIPDNLPPRGGFRSVRTRRLSFSLLASLALAAFSTGCEDDPKPVDPGPGPSTPKYTAKIKRTSYGIPHITADNYGSLGFGQGYAFAQDHVCTLADQILKVRGERARFLGQGAGNKHVGSDLAYLAMDLMGRAEAAFPTLSQEMQDMVTGYAAGYNKYLEDVPADARPAECANAAWVRPITPVDLLAYNTDLTLLAGINALALTIPSATPPAVSAQSVDPEQAALRPQPPTLDQLNKLKTSDFGSNGWAIGRERTDNGKGMVMANPHFPWEGELRLWESQLTVPGQMNVYGVGLMGVPAVLIGFNENVGWTHTFSSGQRATIYQLQLVPGKPTVYKYGTEERQMTSKTFTILVKLSEGSLTNYSQTVWFSHYGPMIAFPDSAAPAGFPPGALGWNSQTALTLRDANIDNTKFLDQFHGMNKAKSLAEFKTVYATEQGLPWVNTMFADKEGNTWYTDATPTPNLTKDAYTKWAAEANTPALNVTYGIYQALGFVVLNGSDPANEWQVEPGSRSPGLVPFAKVPQLDRTDFVFNANDSYWLANPAAPLTGFSPLHGFANVPQTPRTRMNAMVLTETSATGASGADGKFSFDELKTAVFSNRSSLEELLRASVVERCTGKTTVTYNGTAVDISQACALLAGWNGRYDVDQKGAFIFREFLGAYTGAQLANKGPLFDVAFDPANPIATPNTLTPAPATGDDPVLVKLAQAVFTINRSGNALDKTLGEVQFTTRTGSPIPLHGGMSREGVSNVMSFGASRTTVFEFAQPHTATFNSNTLLAKEGYPINNGSSFVMALQFTDAGPSANAVLTYSQSGDPKSANYADQTQLYSQKQWRPILFTDAQINGDANLVETTVSGG; this comes from the coding sequence ATGCCCGAGCACATCCCCGATAATCTCCCTCCTCGCGGTGGGTTCCGTTCTGTCCGGACCCGCCGTCTTTCTTTCTCCCTCCTCGCTTCCCTGGCGCTCGCCGCGTTCAGCACCGGATGTGAGGACGATCCCAAGCCCGTCGACCCCGGCCCCGGCCCGTCGACGCCGAAGTACACGGCGAAGATCAAGCGCACCTCCTACGGCATCCCGCACATCACCGCGGACAACTACGGCAGCCTGGGCTTCGGCCAGGGCTATGCCTTCGCGCAGGACCACGTCTGCACCCTGGCGGATCAGATCCTCAAGGTGCGCGGCGAGCGCGCGCGCTTCCTGGGCCAGGGCGCGGGCAACAAGCACGTGGGAAGCGACCTGGCGTACCTGGCCATGGACCTGATGGGGCGCGCGGAGGCGGCCTTCCCCACCCTGTCCCAGGAGATGCAGGACATGGTCACCGGCTACGCGGCCGGCTACAACAAGTACCTGGAGGACGTGCCCGCGGACGCCCGCCCCGCCGAGTGCGCGAACGCGGCCTGGGTGCGCCCCATCACCCCCGTGGACCTGCTGGCGTACAACACGGACCTGACGCTGCTGGCGGGCATCAACGCGCTGGCGCTCACCATCCCGTCCGCCACGCCCCCCGCGGTGAGCGCGCAGTCCGTGGACCCGGAGCAGGCGGCGCTGCGCCCGCAGCCGCCCACCCTGGACCAGTTGAACAAGCTGAAGACGTCCGACTTCGGCAGCAACGGCTGGGCCATTGGCCGTGAGCGCACGGACAACGGCAAGGGCATGGTGATGGCCAACCCGCACTTCCCCTGGGAAGGCGAGCTGCGCCTGTGGGAGAGCCAGCTGACCGTGCCGGGCCAGATGAACGTCTACGGCGTGGGCCTCATGGGCGTGCCGGCGGTGCTCATCGGCTTCAATGAGAACGTGGGCTGGACGCACACGTTCTCCTCCGGCCAGCGCGCGACCATCTACCAGCTGCAGCTCGTGCCGGGGAAGCCGACCGTCTACAAGTACGGCACCGAAGAGCGCCAGATGACCTCCAAGACCTTCACCATCCTGGTGAAGCTGTCGGAAGGGTCGCTGACGAACTACTCGCAGACCGTCTGGTTCAGCCACTACGGCCCGATGATCGCCTTCCCGGACTCGGCCGCCCCGGCGGGCTTCCCCCCGGGCGCGCTGGGCTGGAACAGCCAGACGGCGCTCACGCTGCGTGACGCGAACATCGACAACACCAAGTTCCTGGACCAGTTCCACGGCATGAACAAGGCCAAGAGCCTGGCCGAGTTCAAGACCGTCTACGCCACCGAGCAGGGCCTGCCCTGGGTGAACACCATGTTCGCCGACAAGGAGGGCAACACCTGGTACACGGACGCCACGCCCACGCCCAACCTCACGAAGGACGCGTACACGAAGTGGGCGGCCGAGGCGAACACGCCCGCCCTCAACGTCACCTACGGCATCTACCAGGCCCTGGGCTTCGTGGTGCTCAACGGCAGCGACCCCGCCAATGAGTGGCAGGTGGAGCCGGGCTCGCGCAGCCCCGGCCTGGTGCCCTTCGCGAAGGTGCCGCAGCTGGACCGCACGGACTTCGTCTTCAACGCGAACGACAGCTACTGGCTGGCCAACCCCGCCGCGCCGCTCACCGGCTTCTCCCCGCTGCACGGCTTCGCGAACGTGCCCCAGACGCCGCGCACGCGCATGAACGCCATGGTCCTCACGGAGACGAGCGCGACGGGCGCCTCCGGCGCGGACGGCAAGTTCAGCTTCGACGAGCTGAAGACGGCCGTGTTCAGCAACCGCAGCTCCCTGGAGGAGCTGCTGCGCGCGTCCGTCGTGGAGCGCTGCACGGGCAAGACGACGGTGACCTACAACGGCACCGCCGTGGACATCAGCCAGGCCTGCGCGCTCTTGGCCGGCTGGAATGGCCGCTACGACGTGGACCAGAAGGGCGCGTTCATCTTCCGCGAGTTCCTGGGCGCGTACACCGGCGCGCAGCTGGCGAACAAGGGCCCGCTGTTCGACGTGGCCTTCGACCCGGCCAACCCCATCGCCACGCCCAACACCCTGACGCCGGCCCCGGCCACGGGTGACGACCCGGTGCTCGTGAAGCTGGCGCAGGCCGTCTTCACCATCAACCGCTCCGGCAACGCGCTGGACAAGACGCTGGGCGAGGTGCAGTTCACCACCCGCACGGGCAGCCCCATCCCCCTGCACGGCGGCATGAGCCGCGAGGGCGTCAGCAACGTGATGTCCTTCGGCGCCTCGCGCACCACGGTGTTCGAGTTCGCCCAGCCCCACACGGCCACGTTCAACAGCAACACCCTGCTGGCGAAGGAGGGCTACCCCATCAACAACGGCAGCTCCTTCGTCATGGCGCTCCAGTTCACCGACGCGGGCCCCAGCGCCAACGCCGTGCTGACCTACAGCCAGTCCGGCGACCCCAAGTCCGCGAACTACGCGGACCAGACCCAGCTGTACTCCCAGAAGCAGTGGCGCCCCATCCTCTTCACGGACGCGCAGATCAATGGCGACGCGAACCTGGTGGAGACCACCGTCTCCGGCGGGTAA
- a CDS encoding DofA protein: protein MALPVYKTDVIDKVFFLRWDAPPTPEEIQAVFQKMQAAYQQHQQQPLVLVTIAGAKSAVPNSEQRRHLSNMLSDARALFSEIHVIIEGNELQHNLQRVIVSGMLIVTRTYDDQFIRVHKTADGAAGFIARRLGVDGTQVVNEARSRGVVM, encoded by the coding sequence ATGGCACTTCCGGTCTACAAGACAGACGTCATCGATAAGGTGTTCTTCCTGCGCTGGGATGCTCCACCGACGCCGGAAGAGATTCAGGCGGTGTTCCAGAAGATGCAGGCCGCCTACCAGCAGCATCAGCAGCAGCCGCTGGTGCTGGTGACCATCGCGGGAGCCAAGTCCGCGGTCCCCAACAGCGAGCAGCGGCGGCACTTGTCCAACATGCTGTCGGACGCGCGGGCGCTGTTCTCCGAAATCCACGTCATCATCGAAGGCAACGAACTGCAGCACAACCTCCAGCGCGTCATCGTGTCGGGGATGCTCATCGTCACGCGCACGTATGACGACCAGTTCATCCGCGTGCACAAGACGGCGGATGGGGCGGCGGGCTTCATCGCCCGGCGGCTGGGCGTGGATGGCACACAGGTGGTGAACGAAGCGCGGTCGCGCGGCGTGGTGATGTAG
- a CDS encoding ThiF family adenylyltransferase: protein MTNVNPRFQRNLGVLHPQTMDKLASTHVLVAGVGGAGGQCAVDLARLGFGCLTLADFDVYERHNINRQIGCFESTLGQHKVDVVERMCRDIHPDLRVQKVKEGITDDNVADVLKGTGGLPPVDYVVEVIDIAGARAKESLHQTCRQQGIPIMTGLMLGFGAALHVFQPDAPLYEELFILPDGRIDLPKIIPHLGSYMLQEYMDACYQGRGHAPTCVIGATTAAGLMVSEIMRGVMLGARAMVSWPEYLYVDLFDHRYVRGSVGATRPARPVGQGARG from the coding sequence ATGACGAACGTGAACCCCCGTTTCCAGCGCAACCTGGGCGTCCTCCACCCGCAGACCATGGACAAGCTCGCCAGCACCCACGTGCTCGTCGCCGGCGTGGGCGGCGCCGGAGGCCAGTGCGCGGTGGACCTGGCGCGCCTGGGCTTCGGCTGCCTGACGCTCGCGGACTTCGACGTCTACGAGCGCCACAACATCAACCGGCAGATCGGCTGCTTCGAAAGCACCCTGGGCCAGCACAAGGTGGACGTGGTGGAGCGCATGTGCCGGGACATCCACCCGGACCTGCGCGTGCAGAAGGTGAAGGAGGGCATCACCGACGACAACGTGGCGGACGTGCTCAAGGGCACCGGCGGCCTGCCGCCGGTGGACTACGTGGTGGAGGTCATCGACATCGCGGGGGCCCGCGCCAAGGAGTCGCTCCACCAGACGTGCCGGCAGCAGGGCATCCCCATCATGACCGGGCTGATGCTGGGCTTTGGCGCCGCGCTCCACGTCTTCCAGCCGGACGCGCCGCTCTACGAGGAGCTCTTCATCCTCCCGGACGGCCGCATCGACCTGCCGAAGATCATCCCGCACCTGGGCAGCTACATGCTCCAGGAGTACATGGATGCCTGCTACCAGGGCAGAGGCCACGCGCCCACGTGCGTGATTGGCGCCACCACCGCCGCGGGGCTGATGGTGAGTGAAATCATGCGGGGCGTGATGCTGGGGGCTCGCGCGATGGTGTCCTGGCCCGAGTACCTCTACGTGGACCTCTTCGACCACCGCTACGTGCGCGGCTCCGTCGGCGCCACCCGTCCGGCCCGCCCGGTGGGGCAGGGCGCGAGGGGCTGA
- a CDS encoding class I SAM-dependent methyltransferase produces the protein MPETVFVDNIWNDFAHSYDQMIPELPCYQRQREKILRDTRERSYVIDAGCGTGLVSEPLVRRGQRVVGFDNNQAMLALAVRRRAKEPEAVRARWTLLPGDVAQFPLEVEGAADAVVMNNVLFYVKDPESVLREAWTHLKPGGVLCMTSNKRPRPDLEKVLKNSIREWEAQGRWTEALQRAVNHHRTCAQKLTTDPNEMVTFLDTEQAVKLLEKVGFSEALVADGDDYYGENFYVCMRK, from the coding sequence ATGCCCGAGACCGTCTTCGTCGACAACATCTGGAATGACTTCGCGCACAGCTACGATCAGATGATCCCCGAGCTGCCGTGCTACCAGCGGCAGCGCGAGAAGATCCTCCGGGACACCCGGGAGCGCTCCTACGTCATCGACGCGGGGTGCGGCACGGGGCTCGTGAGCGAGCCCCTGGTGCGGCGGGGGCAGCGCGTGGTCGGCTTCGACAACAACCAGGCCATGCTGGCCCTGGCGGTGCGCCGCCGCGCGAAGGAGCCGGAGGCGGTGCGCGCCCGCTGGACGCTGTTGCCCGGAGACGTGGCGCAGTTCCCCCTGGAGGTGGAGGGGGCCGCGGACGCGGTGGTGATGAACAACGTCCTCTTCTACGTGAAGGACCCGGAGTCCGTGCTGCGCGAGGCCTGGACGCACCTGAAGCCCGGCGGCGTCCTGTGCATGACGAGCAACAAGCGGCCCCGGCCCGACCTGGAGAAGGTGCTGAAGAACTCCATCCGGGAATGGGAGGCGCAGGGACGGTGGACGGAGGCGCTCCAGCGCGCGGTGAACCACCACCGCACCTGCGCCCAGAAGCTCACCACGGACCCCAACGAGATGGTCACCTTCCTGGACACGGAGCAGGCGGTGAAGCTGCTGGAGAAGGTGGGCTTCAGCGAGGCGCTGGTGGCCGACGGCGACGACTACTACGGCGAGAACTTCTACGTCTGCATGCGCAAGTAG
- a CDS encoding sigma 54-interacting transcriptional regulator, with protein sequence MSRSASEQVPRSERKPLYVKVVTQPALHGCWSVNISETGIGLIATPRRPSEGPHENEPVEMAFSLPDTGAHVRVHGTVRWRHDTAGAGGTVAALGISFGAFDAADGVKLARYLATSHLQVVAAFASDDESRAVRQALDGVATPHFAATSEDVHALLTRGDMAVLLVCGQDESRALALVESLAELRAEVDPTGAGPPSDLASRIVYCAPAAPERLVALFNTGRIYRALGAWPDPDTMREAVLQAGREHGFRTEQWRMALELERNLLRERALAQTPVVGVGRHGEDVGFRSPPMQRVMEMVRLVAPHRVAVLLQGETGTGKEVLARILHRLSGRGDLPLVVQDCGALTETLLESELFGHVKGAFTGAVSDHPGLFVLANGGTIFLDEIENTTPNLQAKLLRVLETGDIRPVGGTQVRHVDVRVVAASNRDLGEEVRAGRFRADLFYRLNSFTIDIPPLRERPEDIPELARAFVEQFNRTLKRSATGVAPDADEVLHGYGWPGNVRELRNVVERAVLLSRPGEMLTRRLLPPALLSNTLPRADPTGDGSLRARLQQVERDLIREALERHGGVLRRAAVALGMDPVTLGRRARRHGLWKAE encoded by the coding sequence ATGTCGCGCTCCGCGTCCGAGCAGGTGCCCCGGAGCGAGCGCAAGCCGTTGTACGTGAAGGTGGTGACCCAGCCGGCGCTGCATGGCTGCTGGTCCGTGAACATCAGCGAGACGGGCATCGGGCTCATCGCCACGCCGCGCCGGCCCTCCGAAGGCCCGCACGAGAACGAGCCGGTGGAGATGGCCTTCTCGCTGCCGGACACGGGCGCGCACGTGCGGGTGCACGGCACGGTGCGCTGGCGCCACGACACGGCGGGCGCCGGAGGCACGGTCGCGGCGCTGGGCATCAGCTTTGGCGCGTTCGACGCCGCGGACGGCGTGAAGCTGGCGCGCTACCTGGCCACGTCCCACCTGCAGGTGGTGGCCGCCTTCGCGTCGGACGACGAGTCACGCGCGGTGCGCCAGGCCCTGGACGGCGTGGCCACGCCGCACTTCGCCGCCACCTCGGAGGACGTGCACGCGCTGCTCACGCGCGGTGACATGGCGGTGCTCCTGGTGTGCGGCCAGGACGAGTCGCGGGCGCTCGCGCTGGTGGAGTCCCTGGCGGAGCTGCGCGCGGAGGTGGACCCCACGGGGGCGGGGCCGCCCAGCGACCTGGCCTCGCGCATCGTCTACTGCGCCCCGGCGGCCCCGGAGCGGCTGGTGGCGCTCTTCAACACCGGCCGCATCTACCGGGCACTGGGGGCGTGGCCGGACCCGGACACCATGCGCGAGGCGGTGCTCCAGGCGGGGCGCGAGCACGGCTTCCGCACGGAGCAGTGGCGCATGGCGCTGGAATTGGAGCGCAACCTCCTGCGCGAGCGCGCGCTGGCCCAGACGCCGGTGGTGGGCGTGGGCCGCCACGGCGAGGACGTGGGCTTCCGCAGCCCGCCCATGCAGCGGGTGATGGAGATGGTGCGCCTGGTGGCCCCCCACCGGGTGGCGGTGCTGCTGCAGGGCGAGACGGGCACCGGCAAGGAGGTGCTGGCGCGCATCCTCCACCGGCTCTCCGGCCGCGGGGACCTGCCGCTCGTGGTCCAGGACTGCGGCGCGCTCACGGAGACGCTGCTGGAGAGCGAGCTGTTCGGCCACGTGAAGGGGGCCTTCACCGGCGCGGTGTCGGACCACCCGGGCCTCTTCGTGCTCGCCAACGGCGGCACCATCTTCCTGGACGAGATTGAAAACACCACGCCCAACCTCCAGGCGAAGCTGTTGCGCGTGCTGGAGACGGGCGACATCCGCCCGGTGGGCGGCACCCAGGTGCGCCACGTGGACGTGCGCGTGGTGGCCGCGAGCAACCGGGACCTGGGCGAGGAGGTGCGCGCCGGCCGCTTCCGTGCGGACCTCTTCTACCGGCTCAACAGCTTCACCATCGACATCCCACCCCTGCGCGAGCGCCCGGAGGACATCCCGGAGCTGGCCCGCGCCTTCGTGGAGCAGTTCAACCGCACCCTCAAGCGCTCCGCCACGGGCGTGGCCCCGGACGCGGACGAGGTGCTGCACGGCTACGGCTGGCCGGGCAACGTGCGGGAGCTGCGCAACGTGGTGGAGCGGGCGGTGCTCCTGTCCCGGCCCGGGGAGATGCTCACCCGGCGCCTGCTGCCGCCCGCGCTCCTCAGCAACACGCTGCCCCGGGCGGACCCCACCGGGGATGGGTCGCTGAGGGCCCGGCTCCAGCAGGTGGAGCGCGACCTCATCCGCGAGGCCCTGGAGCGCCATGGCGGCGTCCTGCGCCGCGCCGCCGTGGCCCTGGGCATGGACCCGGTGACGTTGGGCCGCCGGGCCCGCCGTCACGGGTTGTGGAAGGCGGAGTAG
- a CDS encoding heparin lyase I family protein, giving the protein MKKTLLLVETLFVLGAAGCGAPDGSLPAEDRQPSVETSGEDLTTTGCTQLTPASVKASGDDGTGSVAANTLDDQLTTRWSSLGKGQWIDYDLGSTKSVGAMAVAWHEGNKRSNTFTVSVSPDGYTYTQVYSGKSLGTTTASETYTFTPVSARRVRVTVQGNTLNDWASIAEARPCAGTATTPPPTSPSGIVWRGDFESGDRSQWDGTQMMSADRLQVVSSPLREGGYALKATVKQGDDPINSSGNRNEIFKQTKEASGSEYWYRWSTRFAPDFPSVNTWQLFTQWHHDGCCGSPPVEFYVYGEEMRLNIGGSPGTIVWRTPLVRNAWHDFIFHVKWSPNASVGFVELYYDGNLVLPKRYIATQYSGQLNYLKIGLYRNDTIAPVGVVYHDGWVMGRSKADVLDANYQLK; this is encoded by the coding sequence TTGAAGAAAACCCTCCTCCTGGTTGAAACGTTGTTCGTCCTGGGCGCCGCTGGCTGTGGCGCTCCGGATGGTTCCCTTCCGGCGGAAGACCGCCAGCCGTCGGTCGAGACGTCCGGCGAGGACCTCACCACCACGGGCTGCACGCAGCTCACCCCCGCCAGCGTGAAGGCCAGCGGCGACGATGGCACCGGCAGCGTCGCGGCGAACACGCTGGATGATCAGCTCACCACCCGCTGGAGCAGCCTGGGCAAGGGCCAGTGGATCGACTACGACCTGGGCTCCACCAAGAGCGTGGGCGCGATGGCGGTGGCCTGGCACGAGGGCAACAAGCGCTCGAACACGTTCACCGTCTCCGTGTCGCCGGACGGCTACACCTATACGCAGGTGTACAGCGGCAAGAGCCTGGGCACGACCACCGCGTCGGAGACGTACACCTTCACGCCGGTGAGCGCGCGCCGGGTGCGCGTCACGGTGCAGGGCAACACCCTCAACGACTGGGCCAGCATCGCGGAGGCGCGCCCCTGCGCCGGCACCGCGACGACGCCCCCGCCCACCAGCCCCAGCGGCATCGTGTGGCGGGGTGACTTCGAGTCCGGTGACCGCAGCCAGTGGGACGGCACGCAGATGATGTCCGCGGACCGGCTCCAGGTCGTCTCGTCACCGCTGCGCGAGGGCGGCTACGCGCTCAAGGCCACGGTGAAGCAGGGCGATGACCCCATCAACTCCAGCGGCAACCGCAACGAAATCTTCAAGCAGACGAAGGAGGCCTCGGGCTCCGAGTACTGGTACCGCTGGAGCACGCGCTTCGCGCCGGACTTCCCCAGCGTGAACACCTGGCAGCTCTTCACCCAGTGGCACCACGACGGCTGCTGCGGCTCTCCGCCGGTGGAGTTCTACGTCTACGGCGAGGAGATGCGGCTCAACATCGGCGGGTCCCCGGGCACCATCGTCTGGCGCACGCCCCTGGTGCGCAACGCCTGGCACGACTTCATCTTCCACGTGAAGTGGTCGCCCAACGCCTCCGTGGGCTTCGTGGAGCTGTACTACGACGGCAACCTGGTGCTGCCCAAGCGCTACATCGCGACGCAGTACTCCGGGCAGCTCAACTACCTGAAGATCGGCCTGTACCGGAACGACACCATCGCGCCGGTGGGCGTCGTCTACCACGACGGCTGGGTGATGGGCCGCTCGAAGGCGGACGTGCTGGACGCCAACTATCAGTTGAAGTGA
- the tesB gene encoding acyl-CoA thioesterase II: MSRVLDELLGLLKLEPIEENLFRGASQDLGFRQLFGGQVLGQSVSAASQTVEEQRTVHSLHGYFLRPGDAGLPVVYTVDRVRDGGSFTTRRVVAIQKGQPIFTLMASFQGEEPGFTHQATMPDVPPPESLPTDLELLGRHAGRMSERHREKFLSAKPIEMRPVTYVDPFEPTAEPPVKHVWFRADGAMPDEPQVHRYVLAYASDFNLLGTALQPHAQTFLQPGFQMASLDHALWFHGDLKVNDWLLYTMESPWAGNARGLARGHVFTRDGRLVASVAQEGLLRQRKDAR; this comes from the coding sequence ATGAGCCGGGTGCTGGATGAGCTGTTGGGGCTCCTGAAGCTGGAGCCCATCGAGGAGAACCTGTTCCGTGGCGCGAGCCAGGACCTGGGCTTCCGGCAGCTCTTCGGAGGGCAGGTGCTGGGGCAGTCCGTGTCCGCTGCCAGCCAGACGGTGGAGGAGCAGCGCACGGTGCACTCGCTGCACGGCTACTTCCTGCGCCCCGGGGACGCGGGCCTGCCCGTCGTCTACACCGTGGACCGCGTGCGCGACGGTGGCAGCTTCACCACCCGGCGCGTGGTGGCCATCCAGAAGGGGCAGCCCATCTTCACGCTGATGGCGTCCTTCCAGGGGGAGGAGCCGGGCTTCACGCACCAGGCCACCATGCCGGACGTGCCGCCGCCGGAGTCGCTGCCCACGGACCTGGAGCTGCTGGGGCGCCACGCGGGCCGCATGTCCGAGCGGCACCGGGAGAAGTTCCTCTCCGCCAAGCCCATTGAAATGCGTCCGGTGACGTACGTGGACCCCTTCGAGCCCACCGCCGAGCCGCCCGTGAAGCACGTCTGGTTCCGCGCCGACGGCGCCATGCCCGACGAGCCCCAGGTGCACCGCTACGTGCTCGCGTACGCCAGCGACTTCAACCTGCTGGGCACGGCGCTCCAGCCGCACGCGCAGACGTTCCTCCAGCCGGGCTTCCAGATGGCCAGCCTGGACCACGCGCTGTGGTTCCACGGCGACCTGAAGGTCAACGACTGGCTGCTCTACACCATGGAAAGTCCCTGGGCCGGCAACGCCCGGGGCCTCGCGCGCGGGCACGTCTTCACCCGGGACGGGCGGCTCGTGGCCTCCGTGGCCCAGGAGGGGCTCTTGCGCCAGCGCAAGGACGCGCGCTAG